A stretch of Pygocentrus nattereri isolate fPygNat1 chromosome 8, fPygNat1.pri, whole genome shotgun sequence DNA encodes these proteins:
- the ints5 gene encoding integrator complex subunit 5, whose protein sequence is MSAMFEGNALSALQTTHCPPQSNYSPQELALEIKAFISGVDQTKGRKLSVRDHARCAVRLLRTVPACRGAVLEHLRGVYDEYVAAFFQDLEAESDSGSNSTTGGTNANVSNLEDVIKEIHAVLLEFIRLNPKAWAPLVSSWAVDLLGQLSSKHAGRRATPHSSSLNELLQLWMSCAATRSLMECYSQCLAAMLAWCPDACVDALLDTSVQHSPHFDWVVAHIGSAFPGTIISRVLACGLKDFYAHGYPSGDKSTQLQAIDKASRVPKIGSVVGILGHLASRHSDSIKRELLRMFQDSLSPPPQNAPSSSGAAGWENSPHLRRATVPFLLQLAALSPTLLGAVSAELVELLRPPVLLQLQAQFQGLPREELENMLGLAVHLISQSPAGGARVLRFLADTATPASVIISGPTPSPHDGVREACDRLLQMLLLHLHKLVYNRPEGDEPYSHTTSSIAMPRVIPFLEELQAHVGELCAETLRLERKRHLWLHQLLCLLSVYGGPSIATEALCQLLTQARNPEELALASQLHSPLSSSIPGLLPSAVARCVAQIHTQNLNSRELAQLLNNLATAVQSQEEDCKAGGSTAGSSLHSSMAAQVGAAVSSHLHDFCPLLLHGDTMVSRAAARLLSCSQLPRACSPAHLLLISRAAVAHFFIALRQRGEGLKIGGQSGGEAVGYSMRLLSRLAAYSSLMLKAVLQQLVEGALHKGNRELFGGQREGPGEDGAPLPTLGPDLGVSLLNINCKFGTTVNFSGSVWSVFHAGVIGKGLKPPHTPSQSDADKVNQNMQTLLAVIVQCCSSGGGVSCSNGSGTSSGNGRYNHAGETISDEPSPVNAEAAKVIAVALVENVCPDVANGELSWPPEEHAKTTVERDIHIRRCFEANPVLFHLLRVVAAGRPALCYCSAVLRGLLATLLAHWEASREPSVLDSPWHLQASCLLVSCMGEGQLLPPVLSNIHEVFPHLSPFEVRLLLLGVWEYMRGNSPMPQKFTFSAEKGVFFRDFSRDGDVARYIAPIHSVLHKNIDRLGHLCWRFQI, encoded by the exons ATGTCTGCCATGTTTGAGGGGAATGCCTTGTCAGCGCTGCAGACCACTCACTGCCCCCCTCAGAGTAACTACAG ccCTCAAGAACTTGCTTTGGAAATAAAAGCATTCATCAGTGGTGTTGACCAGACAAAAGGACGTAAGCTCAGTGTTCGCGATCATGCCCGCTGTGCTGTGCGTCTCCTCCGCACTGTCCCAGCATGCCGAGGTGCAGTCCTGGAGCACTTGAGGGGGGTTTATGATGAGTATGTGGCAGCATTTTTCCAAGACCTAGAGGCAGAAAGTGACAGTGGGAGTAACAGCACCACTGGAGGGACTAACGCCAATGTGTCAAACTTGGAGGATGTGATTAAAGAGATCCATgctgttctgctggagtttattAGGCTTAACCCAAAAGCTTGGGCTCCGCTGGTGTCTTCCTGGGCAGTGGATTTACTTGGCCAGCTCAGCAGTAAGCATGCAGGAAGAAGAGCAACCCCTCACTCCTCCAGTCTGAATGAGCTCCTCCAGCTATGGATGTCATGTGCAGCCACTCGTTCCCTCATGGAGTGCTACTCCCAGTGTTTGGCCGCAATGTTAGCCTGGTGCCCTGACGCATGCGTGGATGCATTGCTGGATACATCCGTGCAGCACTCTCCTCATTTTGACTGGGTAGTTGCCCACATCGGCTCTGCTTTCCCTGGTACCATCATTAGCAGGGTGCTGGCATGTGGACTTAAGGACTTTTATGCGCATGGATATCCTTCAGGAGACAAAAGCACCCAGCTGCAAGCAATCGACAAAGCCAGCAGAGTGCCAAAAATTGGCTCAGTCGTGGGTATCCTTGGGCACTTGGCCTCCAGGCATTCTGATAGCATTAAGAGGGAGCTTCTCAGGATGTTTCAAGATAGTTTGTCTCCTCCACCACAAAATGCACCTTCATCTTCTGGGGCTGCAGGGTGGGAGAACTCCCCTCATCTCCGCAGGGCTACTGTGCCTTTCTTGCTCCAGCTGGCTGCCCTCTCCCCAACTCTCCTTGGTGCTGTGTCTGCTGAGCTGGTAGAGTTACTTCGACCACCCGTGCTACTTCAGCTTCAAGCTCAGTTCCAAGGTCTTCCCAGGGAAGAGCTAGAAAACATGCTGGGGCTGGCAGTGCACCTAATCAGCCAGAGCCCTGCAGGTGGAGCCCGGGTGCTGCGATTCCTTGCAGACACTGCCACACCAGCCTCCGTTATCATTTCAGGCCCCACACCCTCCCCGCATGACGGTGTACGTGAAGCATGTGACCGGCTACTTCAGATGCTTCTTTTGCATCTCCACAAGCTTGTGTACAATAGACCTGAAGGTGATGAACCATATTCACACACGACCTCCTCCATTGCGATGCCACGTGTGATCCCATTCCTTGAAGAGCTGCAGGCCCATGTTGGAGAACTCTGTGCCGAGACTCTCCGACTGGAGCGAAAGAGGCACCTGTGGTTGCATCAACTTCTGTGTTTGCTATCTGTGTATGGTGGCCCTAGCATAGCCACTGAAGCCCTGTGCCAGCTGCTCACCCAAGCTAGGAACCCAGAAGAGCTTGCTCTGGCTTCACAGCTACATTCACCTCTTTCCTCCTCCATCCCGGGATTGCTTCCATCAGCTGTGGCCCGTTGTGTTGCCCAGATCCACACCCAGAATCTCAATAGCAGAGAACTAGCACAGCTCCTGAACAACCTGGCCACAGCTGTGCAAAGTCAGGAAGAGGACTGTAAAGCAGGTGGCAGCACAGCTGGAAGTTCCCTTCACTCATCTATGGCAGCCCAGGTTGGAGCTGCTGTTTCCAGCCACCTTCATGACTTCTGTCCGCTTCTCCTTCATGGTGACACTATGGTGTCCAGAGCAGCTGCTCGTCTGCTGTCCTGCAGCCAGCTTCCAAGAGCTTGCTCACCAGCCCATCTGCTACTCATATCACGAGCCGCAGTGGCACATTTCTTCATAGCTCTGCGACAGAGGGGTGAGGGGTTGAAAATCGGAGGGCAGAGTGGTGGAGAGGCGGTGGGTTACTCCATGCGCTTGCTGTCCCGCTTGGCTGCTTACTCCTCCCTGATGCTCAAAGCTGTGCTCCAGCAGCTTGTGGAGGGAGCTTTACACAAAGGCAACCGAGAGCTGTTTGGGGGTCAGAGGGAAGGTCCTGGTGAAGATGGAGCCCCTTTGCCCACTCTAGGTCCAGACTTGGGTGTGTCATTGCTGAACATCAACTGCAAGTTTGGCACCACTGTCAACTTCTCTGGTAGCGTGTGGTCTGTGTTCCATGCTGGGGTGATTGGAAAGGGACTGAAACCTCCCCACACTCCATCGCAGTCTGATGCAGACAAGGTAAACCAGAACATGCAGACCTTACTTGCTGTCATAGTCCAGTGTTGCAGCTCTGGTGGAGGAGTGAGCTGCAGTAATGGATCAGGCACAAGTTCCGGCAATGGCCGCTACAATCATGCTGGTGAAACCATCTCAGATGAGCCCTCCCCAGTCAATGCTGAAGCAGCCAAAGTTATCGCAGTAGCTCTGGTGGAGAACGTTTGCCCAGATGTAGCAAATGGTGAACTGTCATGGCCACCTGAGGAACATGCCAAAACCACGGTTGAACGAGACATTCACATCCGCCGATGTTTTGAAGCAAATCCTGTTTTGTTTCACCTCCTTcgggtggtggcagctgggcgCCCAGCTCTCTGCTATTGTTCTGCTGTTCTGAGAGGCCTTCTGGCTACATTGTTGGCCCACTGGGAGGCTTCAAGAGAGCCTTCAGTGCTAGATTCCCCCTGGCACCTCCAGGCATCTTGTCTGCTTGTGTCCTGTATGGGAGAAGGTCAGCTTCTGCCCCCAGTGCTAAGCAACATCCATGAGGTCTTCCCTCATCTTTCCCCATTTGAGGTTAGGCTTTTATTGCTGGGTGTGTGGGAGTACATGCGAGGGAACAGCCCAATGCCACAGAAATTCACCTTTAGTGCTGAGAAAGGAGTGTTTTTCAGAGATTTCTCTCGGGACGGTGATGTGGCGCGGTACATTGCCCCAATCCACAGTGTCCTTCACAAGAACATTGACCGACTTGGGCACCTGTGTTGGAGGTTTCAAATATAG
- the LOC108418221 gene encoding phospholipase A and acyltransferase 3-like — MASAQFDEKPEPGDLIEIFRGAYQHWAIYIGDGYVIHLAPPSEYAQAGACSMMSIVCNKAIVKKEQLWDVVGDDKYAINNLMDKKYEPRPVNAILQDAHSLLRQELPYCVFRGNCEHFVTELRYGKPESRQVRETVEVGVGIGILAIAVGVLATAIYRSGKKEKKSTQ; from the exons ATGGCGTCAGCCCAA TTTGATGAGAAGCCAGAGCCAGGTGACCTTATCGAAATCTTCCGGGGTGCATACCAGCACTGGGCTATTTATATTGGTGATGGTTACGTCATCCACCTGGCTCCACCTT CTGAGTATGCCCAAGCCGGCGCCTGCAGTATGATGTCCATCGTGTGTAACAAAGCCATAGTGAAGAAAGAGCAGCTGTGGGACGTGGTGGGAGATGACAAGTATGCCATCAACAACCTGATGGATAAAAAATACGAGCCTCGTCCTGTCAATGCTATCCTCCAAGACGCGCACAGCCTTCTGCGCCAAGAGTTACCCTACTGCGTGTTCAGGGGGAACTGCGAGCATTTCGTCACTGAGCTGAGATATGGGAAGCCAGAGTCTCGACAG GTGCGGGAAACAGTGGAGGTCGGAGTAGGTATAGGTATTTTAGCTATTGCCGTGGGGGTTCTCGCTACTGCCATATACAGATCAgggaagaaggagaaaaagagcacGCAGTGA